The Pseudomonas fluorescens genome segment AGGTAATTGACCTCGGCATCGACGCCAGTGACCTTGGCAATCAGCTCGCTGTACTTCTCAGGTTCAGCGGCCAACAGTTGACTGGCCTCGATGCTTGCACGCAGGTAGGCGACGACGATTTCCGGGTACTGCTTCGCGTAGGCCTGATCCACCAGCGCACCGTGGAAGGTCGGCGCATTGGCCTGGGCGCCGTCGTAGATCTTGCGGGCGAAGCCACGGCTCGGGAACAGTTCGGCGAACGGCACGAAGTCGGCGTGAGCGTCGATCTTGCCGGCCTGCAACGCGGAACCTGCGACCTCCGGCGGCTGGGCGATGATGTTCACATCCTTCAACGGATCCCAACCCTGCTCTGCAACGGCACGCAGCAACATGCCGTGGGCGGTGGAGGCGAACGGCACGGAAATGGTCTTGCCCTTGAGTTCACTCAGTGACTGCACGCCCGACGCGCTCGGCACCACGATGCCGTTGCCGCTGCCCTTGATGCTGCCCGACAGCACGCTGATGAACAGGCTGTGTTTGCCGGCGGTTTCGAACGCCACGCCGTTGAACGCACCGGGGAAGTCGGCCATGGCGCCGAAGTCGAGTTTGCCGGCGACCATCTCGTTGGTCAGCGGTGCGCCGCTGGTGAAGTTCTTCCACTGCACGTCGTATTTGGCGTCTTTGTAGGCGCCGTCGTGAGGCAGGTATTTGTCGAGCAGGCCCAGCTCGCGAATCAACAGCCCGCCGGCGGCGCAGTTGATGGTGGTGTCCTGGGTGCCGATGGCGATGCGGATGGTTTCGGCCGAGGCCGACAGGGTGAACGAAGCCAGTACCAGACCGGCGATTGCTGCACGCAACATGGTTGAATCCCCTCGAATCATTTATAGGATGTTCGTCTCCGCCGCGATCAGGGCGCGGTGGGAAACGAGGGGTGTTTGGTGAATCCAGCGTCCGGGGTTTACGGATGGCTTTTGGGGTTCCCACAAATCCCATGTGGGAGCGAGCCTGCTCGCGATGGCGTCAGTTCAGTTCATGGAGATGCAAGCTGTGCCAGCCTCATCGCGAGCAGGCTCGCTCCCACAGGGGAACTGTGTTTCAACGCAGTAAGTAAGGGATGTCGACTTTGACGGCACCGGTCGGGCAGTCCTTTTCGCACGGCATGCAGTACCAGCATTCATCGAACGCCATGTAGGCCTTTTGGGTGGCCGGGTTGATCGCCAGCAGGTCCATCGGGCAGACGTCGACGCACACGGTGCAGCCCTTTTCGGCGATGCATTTGTCCTCGTCCACGGTGACGGGGGCATTGGAGCGGAAGAAAATTTCCTGGGCTTGATAGGCCATGGTTCGGACTCTCTCTAGTGATGCCTCAAGCGGCGAAAGCGCCAACCCGCAAACGGTCGTAGGCCTGCATTTCCTCGGCATCGAGGGGGATGATGTAAGGCTCGACGGCTTTCTTGAAACTGATCATGCGCCCGTCCTCGCCCTTCTTCAGGTGGCAGTGGCAGAACCATTCGCGGTCGTCCCGTTGCGGGTGATCGACGCGATAGTGGTACAGGCCCCAGCGGCTTTCGGCGCGGAACAGCGAGGCGCGGGCAGCCATTTCGGCGCAGTCGCGGATCACGCTGGTTTCCATGGCGCGCATCAGTTCGTGGGCGTTGTTGGCCTTCATCTCGTTGAGATCGCGCTCGATGTCGCTGAAGCGTTGCAGGCCGATTTCCATCTTCTTGGTCACTTTCGGCGGCTGCAGGTAATCGTTGACGAAGCGCCGCAGCTTGTACTCGACCTGCGCCGGCGGCAGGCCGTGTTCGCGATCCAGCGGTGCGTAGACCCGGGCCTTCTCCTTCGCGATCTGCTCGGCATCCAACGCGGAGAACTCGCGCCCGGCGACAAACTCCGCCGCGTTGTTGCCCGCAAACCAGCCGTAGGTGAACGCGCCAAGCATGTAGTTGTGCGGTACGGCGGCCATGTCACCGGCCGAGTACAAACCTTTCACCGAGGTCTCGGCCCGCTCGTTCACCCACACGCCGGACGCCGAATGACCGCTGCAAAAACCGATTTCGGAGATGTGCATCTCGACCATCTGCGTGCGGTAGTCAGTGCCGCGATTGGCGTGAAACTGGCCGCGACTCGGGCGTTCGTTGCTGTGCAGGATTTCCTCGATGTTCTGGATGGTTTCCTCGGCCAGGTGATCGAGCTTGAGGAACACCGGGCCGTTGCCGCTTTCCAGTTCCTGGTGGAATTCCCACATCATCTGCCCGCTCCAGTAGTCGCACTCGATGAAGCGTTCACCCTTGTTGTTGGCGGTGTAGCCACCCAACGGACCGGTGACGTAGGCGCAGGCCGGGCCGTTGTAGTCCTTGATCAGCGGGTTGATCTGGAAGCACTCGAGGTTCGCCAGTTCAGCCCCGGCGTGATACGCCATTGCGTAACCGTCGCCGGCGTTGGTCGGGTTTTCGTAGGTGCCCATCAGGTAACCCGAGGACGGCAGACCGAGTCGCCCGGCCGCGCCGCAAGCGAGAATCACAGCCTTGGCCTTGATCACATGGAAGTCGGCGGTGCGGCAGTCAAACCCCATCACGCCGTTGACGGCGCCCTCCTCGTCGGTCAGCAAACGGGTGCAGACCAGTCGGTTGGTGATGCTCACCCGCGCACGCTTCAACTGGCGATACAGGACTTTCTTGATGTCGTGCCCTTCCGGCATCGGCAGCACGTAGGCGCCCATGTGGTGGACTTTCTTCACCGCGTAATCGCCGGTTTCGTCCTTCTCGAACTTCACGCCCCAACGGTCGAGCTGTTCGATGGTTTCGAAACTGTGCGTCGCGTAGGCGTACACCGCTGCCTGATTGACGATGCCGTCGTTGGCGATGGTGATTTCCTTGGTGTACTGCTCGGGTGTGGAGTGGCCGGGAATGATCGCGTTGTTCAGGCCGTCCATGCCCATGCTGATCGCGCCGCTGCGCTTGACGTTGGCCTTGTCGACCAGCAGCACGCGCAGGTCCTTGTTCTTTTCCTTGGCCTTGATCGCCGCCATCGGGCCAGCCGTGCCGCCGCCGATCACGACGATGTCGTATTCCTGCTCTAAGGTGTTGCGGGTCATGGTCAGGCCCCTTTTTGCCGGTCGATCCGCAGGCGGTACTGGAACGCATCGCCACGGTAGTAAAGGTGTTCGAAGTCCAGCGGCCGGCCGTGGGCGTCGTGGGTCAGACGTTCGATACGCATGATCGGCGAGCCGGCCTCGACGTTCAGCGCCTGGGTCAGGTCGCTGTCGGCCAGCACCGCGTCGATGGCCAGATCCGCGTGGCCGAGGGCGATACCGCAGTCGTTTTCGAGGATCAGGAAGATGTCGCGGGTCACCAGATCGGCCTTCTCCAGCCGCTCGCCGACGGCTTTGGGCAGGTAGGTGATTTCCAGCGAGATCGGTTCGCGGTTGATCAGGCGTACACGTTTGATCTGCGCGACGATTTCGCCTTCGGCGACCTGCAAACGCTCGGCAACCAGTTTGTCGGCGGCGATGAATTTGAAGCTGCGCAGGCGGTTGATCACCTCGTAGCCGCGGCCGGTCATGGACTCGGCGAGGCCTTGCAGGGTGCTGACGTTTTGAAAGGTCTTGGGTTTGGCGACGAAGGTGCCTTTGCCGTGGATCTTGAAGATCAGCCCTTCTTTCTGCAGATCGCCCAGGGCCTGGCGCACGGTGATGCGGCTGACCTTGAACAGCGTGCCGAGCTCGCTTTCGGACGGCATCTGGCTGTCTTGCGGGTATTCGCCGTCGAGAATGCGGGCGCGCAATACGTCGCGCAGTTGGGTGTGCAGCGGGACGCTGCCCAGGGAGAGAACGTTATCGGTCATCACGGGATCACTTGTTATAACGAGTTATGACGTGATCATAGAGACGTTATGACAAGCTTGAGAAATACCGAATGAGCATAAGGTTAGATGCGCACAAAATACTGTGGGAGCGAGCCTGCTCGCGATAGCGTCGGGTCAGTCAACACTTTCATCGGCTGACAGTCCGCTATCGCGAGCAGGCTCGCTCCCACAAGGAAAGGTGTGAAGCTTGAAAGTTCAGTGGCGCTTGAGGATTTGATCCATGACCCAATCGGTCTTCAGGGCCTCTGCGGCAACGGCCGGATGCTGCGACTCACCGCGAATCTGCGCGTTCATGCCCAGTACGTGGTGCCACTGGATGTGTTCGTGATGGGGGATTTCCAGGCTGATCTCCTCATCGGCGTGCAGCTCGACCGGATGCTCGTCGAACACCGAAAAGCCGATCCGCCCCTTACTCCCGATGATCTCGACCCGATCCTCGCGCCGGTCCGCGACAAAGCTCCAGCAGCCCATGCCCAACGCGCCGGATGCGAATCGCCAACTCGCACTGACCGCGTCTTCCGCCGCGTACAACCCGGCCTGACGCGCCGTGAAACCGGCGACTTCAACGATGTCGCCAAGCAGGTACTGGAACAGGTCGAAACCATGGCTGGCCAGATCCGCGAAATAGCCGCCACCGGCCACCGTCGGATCGGTGCGCCAGTTGTCGCTGCCGTCCAGATCCTTGGGCGATGGCGCCTTGGTCAGCGTCCAGCTCAGGTGCCGCACCTCACCGATGCGCCCTTGTTGCAACCATTGCCGAACCTGCTGGAAACGCGGCAGCGAACGGCGGTAATAGGAAACGAACAGATGCAAACCGGCGTCGGTAAACACCTGCTGCATTTCGCGGCTTTGCCCGACGTTGAGCGCCATGGGTTTTTCCACGCAGCAATGCTTGCCGGCGGCGGCAACTTTCAGGCTGTAGGCGTGATGGCTGTCGGGGGGCGTGGCGATGTACACCGCGTCCACCTCGGGATCGTTGATCAGGGCATCGACGTCGGTGTAAGTCCGGGCGATGCCGTGGCGCGAGGCGTAATCGGTCACCGCTTCGAGGCGTCGCCCCATCACCGCCACCAACGCCGAGCCGGGGGCCTTGTAGAAGGCCGGCCCGCTCTTGCGTTCAGCGACGCTGCCGCAACCGATCATGCCCCAGCGCACCACGTTCATCGCCATTCCTTGAGCCTCGCCATTGCTTGGGTCTTAGACGATACGCAGTGCGCGCAGATCGAGGTGGCCGTTTTGCAGCGGCGGGCACCAGTAGTAGCCGCCGGTGATCGGCCGGCTGATGCGGTACAGACCGTCGGTGATGCCGTCTTCCAGACCGCTCATGCGGCGCAGTTGCGCTTCAAAGGCGTCGAGGGAGAAACCGAACGCGAGGAACATCAGGCCGGCGCGGTCGCCTTCGATCCACGGCATCGAACGACGCACGACGAAGGCTTCCGGAGCGAAGCTTTCCTGGGCGGTGCGTTTGACGTGGGCGGACACCGGGGCATCGTCGATCTCTTCGTTGTCGCTCAGGCGACGGCCCATGATGTTGTCCTTGTCCTCGGCGGACAGTGCATGGAAACCCTTGAGGTCGTGCTGCCACTGCTGGATCGCGGCAAAACTGCCACCGACCAGACCGTCGGCGCCTTCACTTTGCAGTGCGGCGGCGATGGCGGCTTCGTCGTGGGGGTTTTCGGTGCCGTCTTCATAACCGGTGAGGTCATGGCCGTCCTTGTGGCGGAAGGCTTCCTGCATCTGCACCAGGCGCAACGCCGGGGCCAGGGCGGCCTCAAGCGCAGTGCTGCGGTTGAGCAGCTCGCCACGGTCGACGCCGTGCAGCCACACCCACAGGGCGTGCTGGGTCGACGGGTTTTCCACGCCAACGCCGGTCAGCGCCGGGAAGCTGCGCAGGCCATCGATGTTCACATTCAGGGCCTTGGCCAGGGATTCACCGAAACCGACCACCGCCGACTTGCCGTCCACCAGGTTCAGCAGGTTGTCGATCGCCTGCGGCAATGCTTCAACCGAATCGAGGGCGAAAAACAGGTGACGTGCTTGCGGCGGTACAGGGGTGGCGAGGATGCCCGGCTGGTAGTAACTCATGTCGACTCCTTGGAAAGAGCGCGGAGTTTAACTGTAGGCGGAGGGTTTGTGTGGGATTGAAATGGGTTGGATAGATTCAAAAGCCCCCTCACCCCAGCCCTCTCCCGGAGGGAGAGGGAGCCGATCCGGGAATATTGAAGATGGATTGCGACCTGAAAAAACGCCTGGGAATCCATAATCGACACAGAACTTTCAGGTCGATGTATCGCACAAGACAACTCGGTCGGCCCCCTCTCCCTCCGGGAGAGGGCTGGGGTGAGGGCGGCGTTTTGGTGAGGCCAGCGATTTCCGATCAAATCGAAGCACTGCGCCACGCACTCGGACTCTTCCCCGTCCAACGCTTGAACGCCCGACGAAAACTGCGCACATCGCTATAGCCGACTTCCTCGGTAATGCGCTCGATCGGCATGTCCGGATTGGCCAGCAGACTCATCGTGCGCGCCTGGCGCACCTGCTCCAGCAGCGCCTCAAACGTCAATGAGTGCTCGGTCAGGCGCCGGCGCAAGGTGCGGCTGCTCATGTTCAGGTCACCAGCAATCTTTTCGATGTGGCTGCCCCGGCTCAAGTCCCGGGCAATCGCCCGCTCCACAGCCTGGATCAGATCAAGTTTCTGATGAACCTGCGCCGCCTCCAGCTCCAGCAACTTGACCGCCTGACGCAGCGCCAGCGAATGATGATTGGGCAAATTCACATCCAGCCACTTCACGTCGATCAGCATGCGGTTGTGCAGGCAGCCGAAGCGCACGTCCGGCCCCAGCAGC includes the following:
- a CDS encoding Dyp-type peroxidase, translating into MSYYQPGILATPVPPQARHLFFALDSVEALPQAIDNLLNLVDGKSAVVGFGESLAKALNVNIDGLRSFPALTGVGVENPSTQHALWVWLHGVDRGELLNRSTALEAALAPALRLVQMQEAFRHKDGHDLTGYEDGTENPHDEAAIAAALQSEGADGLVGGSFAAIQQWQHDLKGFHALSAEDKDNIMGRRLSDNEEIDDAPVSAHVKRTAQESFAPEAFVVRRSMPWIEGDRAGLMFLAFGFSLDAFEAQLRRMSGLEDGITDGLYRISRPITGGYYWCPPLQNGHLDLRALRIV
- a CDS encoding GntR family transcriptional regulator, which produces MTDNVLSLGSVPLHTQLRDVLRARILDGEYPQDSQMPSESELGTLFKVSRITVRQALGDLQKEGLIFKIHGKGTFVAKPKTFQNVSTLQGLAESMTGRGYEVINRLRSFKFIAADKLVAERLQVAEGEIVAQIKRVRLINREPISLEITYLPKAVGERLEKADLVTRDIFLILENDCGIALGHADLAIDAVLADSDLTQALNVEAGSPIMRIERLTHDAHGRPLDFEHLYYRGDAFQYRLRIDRQKGA
- a CDS encoding Gfo/Idh/MocA family protein; its protein translation is MNVVRWGMIGCGSVAERKSGPAFYKAPGSALVAVMGRRLEAVTDYASRHGIARTYTDVDALINDPEVDAVYIATPPDSHHAYSLKVAAAGKHCCVEKPMALNVGQSREMQQVFTDAGLHLFVSYYRRSLPRFQQVRQWLQQGRIGEVRHLSWTLTKAPSPKDLDGSDNWRTDPTVAGGGYFADLASHGFDLFQYLLGDIVEVAGFTARQAGLYAAEDAVSASWRFASGALGMGCWSFVADRREDRVEIIGSKGRIGFSVFDEHPVELHADEEISLEIPHHEHIQWHHVLGMNAQIRGESQHPAVAAEALKTDWVMDQILKRH
- a CDS encoding fumarate reductase/succinate dehydrogenase flavoprotein subunit, with product MTRNTLEQEYDIVVIGGGTAGPMAAIKAKEKNKDLRVLLVDKANVKRSGAISMGMDGLNNAIIPGHSTPEQYTKEITIANDGIVNQAAVYAYATHSFETIEQLDRWGVKFEKDETGDYAVKKVHHMGAYVLPMPEGHDIKKVLYRQLKRARVSITNRLVCTRLLTDEEGAVNGVMGFDCRTADFHVIKAKAVILACGAAGRLGLPSSGYLMGTYENPTNAGDGYAMAYHAGAELANLECFQINPLIKDYNGPACAYVTGPLGGYTANNKGERFIECDYWSGQMMWEFHQELESGNGPVFLKLDHLAEETIQNIEEILHSNERPSRGQFHANRGTDYRTQMVEMHISEIGFCSGHSASGVWVNERAETSVKGLYSAGDMAAVPHNYMLGAFTYGWFAGNNAAEFVAGREFSALDAEQIAKEKARVYAPLDREHGLPPAQVEYKLRRFVNDYLQPPKVTKKMEIGLQRFSDIERDLNEMKANNAHELMRAMETSVIRDCAEMAARASLFRAESRWGLYHYRVDHPQRDDREWFCHCHLKKGEDGRMISFKKAVEPYIIPLDAEEMQAYDRLRVGAFAA
- a CDS encoding ABC transporter substrate-binding protein — encoded protein: MLRAAIAGLVLASFTLSASAETIRIAIGTQDTTINCAAGGLLIRELGLLDKYLPHDGAYKDAKYDVQWKNFTSGAPLTNEMVAGKLDFGAMADFPGAFNGVAFETAGKHSLFISVLSGSIKGSGNGIVVPSASGVQSLSELKGKTISVPFASTAHGMLLRAVAEQGWDPLKDVNIIAQPPEVAGSALQAGKIDAHADFVPFAELFPSRGFARKIYDGAQANAPTFHGALVDQAYAKQYPEIVVAYLRASIEASQLLAAEPEKYSELIAKVTGVDAEVNYLFHGPLGVQTRDLSWKPEYRQAVGTAIDTLKLLKKADRGLDLNTFIDDQYIRAAFKASGLDYTEQLANYAQTPLKSVDAVTGKTISDFSHVAEIWVRGEDKVRRYASAEEAFTALAGLKSEGKNIRAVYAQASDSGIKLLAEQAWFASDAKGRLSAFLLKGQAQQFATAQGGKVFDFTDATAQAVATR
- a CDS encoding 4Fe-4S dicluster domain-containing protein; translation: MAYQAQEIFFRSNAPVTVDEDKCIAEKGCTVCVDVCPMDLLAINPATQKAYMAFDECWYCMPCEKDCPTGAVKVDIPYLLR